Below is a window of Halomonas sp. Bachu 37 DNA.
TGCCCGTGCCTGCCGGACAGTCTTCACGCGTGGCGTTTGCCGTGTGACCAGGCCAATAGCGGCGCGGTTCGTGACGCCATGTCCAAACGCGCCTGCAAGCGCACCAGGTTCCAGTAATGCCCGTTGAGTGCCCGCGACAACAATAGGGTACCCGCCGGAGGCTGCAACCTATCCATGGCCGCCCACACCTTGGGGGTGAGCTCCCGCAGGCGCCGATGCACCCGCACATCGCCGAAATCCTGCTTGCCCGGGGCGAACAACGGCGCCACACTTTGTGCGGCCTCGCGGTACAGCGCCAGCGGTGCCCCCACGCCCTGGCGGCCGCCCATCGCCAGCAGCGCCGTATCCATTGCCACCGGGTCCTGGTCGAGCGTTGCCTCGAGCAAGGCCATCATCGCGTGCAGGCGCTCTTCAGGCACGGCGATTACTGCGCCGAGGTCGTAGATCACCAGCCGGCCATGGTCATCAGCGGCGAAGTTTCCCGCATGGGGATCAGCGTGAATTTCATGGTGAGTGAAGAGCTCGAGGGTGATCCAATCCGCCAACGTAGCGGCGACCTTCTGGCGCGTAGCGTCATCGGCAGTTTCAAGTTCGCGTAGCGGTGTGCCGGCGACGTATCGCATGGCCAGTACATGCGCACCGGATAGTTCCGCCAAGGGCTCGGGTATGACGATATCGTCGCGATGGGCGTAGCGCTCGCGATAGCGCGCCAAAGCCGCCGCTTCCGCCTGGTAGTCCAGCTCCTCGCGCAAGCTTGCCGCCAGCTCTTCGAATAGCGCATCGAGTCGCGCCTGAGGCACTTTGAACCAGCGCCCCAGCCCCATGATGCGCTTTACCTGCTTTAAATCGCTTTCCAATACTTCCGCCAGGCCGGGATACTGGACCTTGAGCACCACCGTTTCGCCTGTATGGGTCACCGCCCGATGCACCTGCCCCATCGATGCGCTGGCGAATGGCCGCTCTTCGATGTCACTGAAGTGACGATCGAGCTCGCCATACTGCAGCACCAGGGCCTCGTGAATCCGCGGCCACGGCATCGGCTCGGCCTGGCGCTGCAGGCGAGACAGCTCCTCGGCCAGATCCGGCGGCAGCAGGTCGTCCCACTGGGACGTGATCTGGGCAAGCTTCATAGCCGGACCTTTCAGCTCTGAAAGCCCCTCGAACAGCGCCTCGCCCAGCGCCCGCCAATCCGCCTGGCCGCCCAAGCGAGTTTTCAGCAGCGCACCGCCGGTACGAGCCCCCAACCCCATCAAACGCCTTGTCCTGCCTCGTTCGCGCATCGGTTATTCCTTTGAACAATGTAAGTTCAGCAAGCGCGGCGGATGTCCTTCGCCTGCCAACGCCGCTTCATTTCCGTATGCAACCAGTCCCGATAAGGCTCGTCCAGCAACCCCAACTGGCTGACCGAGCGATACACAACTTGCCGTTGTGCTCGCTTGCCCCGCGGTAGCGAGCGCACATGAGTATCGATCCAGACGATTTCGCCGTTTGGACGGCACAGGAAGTTCTCCATATGCAGGTCGCGATGGACGTATCCGATACTTGCCAGGCGCAGCAATTCATCGCAAAGACGGGTCAGGAAGGTATGACGCTGCTCTTCGGGCAGCTGGGTGAAATATTCGGCCCCCGTTACCGCGTTCGCTACATGCTCCATCACCAGCAGCGAGCCCAATCGGTTCCGCTTATCGAAAGAGACTCCCCAAGCCATGCACTCGGGAGTTGAAAGACCGGCAGCTCTGATTATCCTCAGGCTGCGTACTTCCTTGCGGGCATCGAACTGAAAGAACAACCGCTTTTCGATGTAGTCGCGCAATAACCAGCGCAGGAATTTATTCGACCGCGAATACTTGTCTGCCTTGAACTTGGCAAGCGCTCCGCTTTGACTATCAAAATAGAATTCGCTGCTAGCCGCGCCGTCGAGGCGTCGAGCATGGGCATCCTTGTCTAATTGGTAAGAATGCGGCCTGCCCCGCTGCTGGAAAAGCAAATAGCGGCGAGACGTGCCGTTAATAGTGATCTTGGTCAGCCTCACCGAAGGGCCTCCAGAAGTCCAGGAGCGCCACAATGACGCTCAGATTTTAATGTGTCGTCAATTGGCATTCGATTCTCACGTTGAGCGAGAAAATCGCCAGGATGTCAGTAACAAAAAAGAAGTTTATCATGTCAGCACACTATCCAAGCCAAGGCGCGATGACCGGTCTCACCCACACATAGAGGCAGCGCCAGACTGAGATCCGCCATGCGCCTGATTATCGCCGAGAAACCCAGCCTTGCCCTGGCGATTGCCGAGGCGCTGCCCGGTAGCATCAAACGCCAGGAAGGCGCGATCAATTGCGGCGACACCACGGTCACCTGGTGCCTGGGCCATCTGCTGGAACAGGCCGCCCCGGAAGCCTACGACCCTGCCGACAAACAGTGGCGACTCGACCGTCTGCCCATTGTGCCGAAACAATGGAAACTCGCCCCGCGCTCAAAGGCCCGGGGGCAGTTGGCGGTGATTCGC
It encodes the following:
- a CDS encoding AarF/ABC1/UbiB kinase family protein, with amino-acid sequence MRERGRTRRLMGLGARTGGALLKTRLGGQADWRALGEALFEGLSELKGPAMKLAQITSQWDDLLPPDLAEELSRLQRQAEPMPWPRIHEALVLQYGELDRHFSDIEERPFASASMGQVHRAVTHTGETVVLKVQYPGLAEVLESDLKQVKRIMGLGRWFKVPQARLDALFEELAASLREELDYQAEAAALARYRERYAHRDDIVIPEPLAELSGAHVLAMRYVAGTPLRELETADDATRQKVAATLADWITLELFTHHEIHADPHAGNFAADDHGRLVIYDLGAVIAVPEERLHAMMALLEATLDQDPVAMDTALLAMGGRQGVGAPLALYREAAQSVAPLFAPGKQDFGDVRVHRRLRELTPKVWAAMDRLQPPAGTLLLSRALNGHYWNLVRLQARLDMASRTAPLLAWSHGKRHA
- a CDS encoding lipopolysaccharide kinase InaA family protein, encoding MRLTKITINGTSRRYLLFQQRGRPHSYQLDKDAHARRLDGAASSEFYFDSQSGALAKFKADKYSRSNKFLRWLLRDYIEKRLFFQFDARKEVRSLRIIRAAGLSTPECMAWGVSFDKRNRLGSLLVMEHVANAVTGAEYFTQLPEEQRHTFLTRLCDELLRLASIGYVHRDLHMENFLCRPNGEIVWIDTHVRSLPRGKRAQRQVVYRSVSQLGLLDEPYRDWLHTEMKRRWQAKDIRRAC